A stretch of DNA from Triticum dicoccoides isolate Atlit2015 ecotype Zavitan chromosome 2A, WEW_v2.0, whole genome shotgun sequence:
TGAACCATTCTGCAGAAGCCTATTACTGATAGACTCGGGGAGGCCCATGGTAATCCTGCAAAGGCAAGTTTATCTGAACCATGACAATTATTATGGATCGGAGGCAGTATTATTTTTTCTTTGATGCTTTCATATGCTCACTGAGTTGCTGCATCTTTGCCTGCTCTTGCTGTTCTTGTGCTGGTTATCTTTAATAAGTACTTCTCTTCTTTCCACCATAATCGATTTTTCTGATGGACTGGCATATGCAGATGGAATTAGCACTGCATTTGTGTTGGGCCATTGGTGAGCATGGAGCAGGAGGGATAAAGCACAAAGATGTAGCACGTGAACTATTTGAAAATCTGGAGTTGCTACTATACGAAAACCTGGCAACTAGGTTGGTCTGCTTGTTCAACCGTCCTCGTTTCTAGAGTTCCATGGTATTACTCATGATTGACTTCTTCCATCTGTTGCTTCCAAGTCGTTTGGGATTAAGTCAAGACCCAGGGTTCGATTCTATGGGTGCAAGCTCTAGAAAGTCATCCCAAGCTAGGCTCCTATGCTTTGTGGTGACTGCCATTGCGAAGCTAGCAACTTGCCATAACGAGCTGCTTCCAAGAGCACGTGTGTCATTGGCTAAGGTTGTGCATTTATCAACTTATCAAGAGTTTGTTATGTTGGCATCATGCATGATTGAGGTATGTTAGTTGCTTTCCTGCAGGTCGCTCGGTCCAGGACCTCAGACAGGCGAGTCTGGCAGCGCGCCTGTGACTACTTAGGGCTCATGAATGAACCAGCCATTTGTTTGTCTGTACTGGGACCATCCACTGCCCAAGGAAATGGTCCTGGGATTGTGAACTGGAGCGAAGGAGGAACCAAGATGGTAGCTCACATTCCGTTTTACCTTTTAGCAGAACAGAAAGGTAAAACCATTTATAATAGAATAGGCATTATTTCTTGTTATTTGAACCAGAAATATGCAACTGTAGGGGTAAAAGTGAAGTATACTTCAAGAATAATAAAGTAAAAAAAGAACCTATTCCGAAAGAAAGGATGATCTCTGTAACTTGATCTTCATGTTGTGTTATTTCTCCTTTTTCGGTAATATATTTTGTCGGTATGATCTTAACGAGAACGCACGAGCTACCTAACCCCTGGACTAAAACATGTGTTGCAGGTCCACCATCTCATGATTTTTCATATGCGGACCTCCTCCCCGCAGAATGAGAACACCGTCATGAGTAGCATGGATCCATGCAATGATTCTCTTGCAAACGCCATGTGCACAGAGATCATTGGTGATCATAGCCCGCTGAAGATGATTCAAGTGCGAGTGCCGCCTTCTTCGATCGAGAAGTACTGGTCTGTTAGTCTGATGAGTTCCTAAACTGTTGTAGTTTCTGGGATCTGGCTGGTATTGATCAACTGTGCAGTTTGTGGGGGTGTGGATAGTATTCAGAAACGCTCAATGTTGTATACATGGAATGATTTGTCAGTGTATGTACTGAAAGGGCAGCAGTAAATTTAAGATATCTGATGGTGCACATCTGGAAATGGAAAGATTTCTCAATGTGAATTGATTTTTATCTTGTGATTGAGGATGAAAAATGAGTATCCAAGCCTTTGCTGAATTCTACAATTCTTATTGGTACGCAGAGATTTGGAAGGAAATGGTTCAGTCCTTGAGCCTCGAGGAACTAACATTTGTCTTCACTGAAGCAGGGAAGAAACACAAGCCACATTGATCACAACACAAATTTTGGGATTGAAATGGCGACGGATCACCAGGAGCGCTACAAAATTATAAACCCAATCCAAAGCAACAGACGGACAGATGGGCACAAATCTCTATTCTGCAGCACCTACAAAGCACTGGAAGTctgaaacagcagcagcaacaacgacAAGTCGAACGAATTACAAGACTGACTGAAGAAAATGACGGTTTTTTGTACTCGACGAAGAACCCTAGAAAAGGAACCCAGAGGTAGCAGCATCCGAGAGGCCGACACGAAGAGGAAGTCAATACCCGAACCAACCGCCCTTGCATAGTGGTGACCGCATCTTGTTTTCGCAAATGTTTTCTTGCATGAAACGAAGAAAGTCGCGGAGTTTCCCCGGTCGAATTCACGGGGAACAATCTGTGGCTATGAGCACCACATGGCAAGGAGAGTCCGAGGTGCGTTCTTGACTTCCCACTAATGAAGGCTCCAAAATTTTGCCGCTCCTGCATCAGGTGCAAAATGTTTCAGAGAATTCAGATAAAACCCAACACATACATTTCTTACGAAAAGTTTTGATTTCAGACTTACCTCTGATACAGAACATAGGAAGATTGATGAATTGAGCGAAGCTACTGCGGGGGTGAGGCGCCGCCATTGGAGATGACGGCGGTCTTGATGCGCTCCACGGTGCAGGCGATGAGGCTGTTGACGGTGGCCACCGACCCTAGGGAGAGCTTGGCAGTGGGGACGGAGTCGACCAGGATCTGGAACGCCACCGTCAGGAGCGACCCACCGGTGCCGGTTGCCCCTGCCGCGGCGTGCATTGTCCCTGCAGGACCGTCGGGCAGGATGGCGAAGCCTGATGGCAGGAGTGCGACGTAGTCTGTGTCGCCGCCATTGAGCACCACGTTCATGGCCACCACATCCACCGGCGCGTAGATGACGTAGGAGCCCGACGCGTCCGTGCAGCTCTCTTGCAGGATCAGCATGTTGCTTTGGTTTGAGTTGGTGCTCTGCACATAAACACGCCATATCCATGGTTAATTCGATTATTACACGAATGAGGTTATTGCATGATCAGATTCTATTGTACTTACATTGACACGGAGGAGTGAGACGCAGTTGCCATGGTCGCGTCCATTGGCGATGTGAGCCATTTCTTGGACGATGCCGCCATTGGAGAGGATGTCCCACTGCCAACACCAAAATATGAGTGTTCATCATCAACCATAGAATTTCAAGGAAGTTGGCAATGATCATTTTCATGATAGATGATGTGTGTACCTCGCTGCGAGAGGTCTCATCGCGGAGGAAGTCGAAGACGCGCTTGGGTGGGACAGGGAGCCAGAAGGAGGTGGCGGCGTTGAGGACGATGCCGGGCGGCCTCCCGGGGTCGTCGACGCTCTTCCTGGTCATGACCCTGACGTCCTCGGCGCCGCTCCCCGACAGAGTGGTCCACTGGTGCGCAACGGAGGCTGTCACGCCACCACAGAAGCTCGCCACCATCCTCTCCGCTAGCTTCAGCATGCTCTTCCTCCCCTCCGAGCTAGTGATCACTGCACACATGGACGTGGAGCACCTCTGTAAGTGATCTGCTAGTGATCACGAGCAGATGAACTATGCATGTGTATGACATAGGACGTACCTCCGATGTCGCTGGTGGGGATGTTGCTGGCCATGGCGCTGGCGAGGCGCTCGCACTGGCGGCCGAGGACGCCAACCCACCGGCGGGCGCCGAAGGCGAGGCCGGAGCCGACCAGCGGCTTGTAGATGTTGTGCACGGACCTGTCGTCCACCTCCACGTGCTCCACCCAAGTCACCTTGGAGTAGCCGTTGGGAGCCTCCTGGATGAGGCAGCCGGAGGGCCTGCGCCGGCACTTGACCCCCTGTAGGCCGTCCAGCGACACGTCCACGACGGCCCAGGCCCCATCAGCATTGCGCTTGCAGTAGCGCACGAAGTAGCTCTCCCTCGTCGGCACCAGCGGCGACGGCACCTGGAACTCCACCGACATGACCTGCAGCGCGCCGTCGTAGCACCCAGCCACGCCGGTGGACAGCACCTCCAGGGTCGCCGCCCTCGACACGATGCTCGAGAACACCGCCGCGTACTGGTTCTGCATGAATTCCACACACAAAAGTGAAGCTGAACATCAGTGCAATGCACGATGAATGATCGGAAAAAAGTAGAAATGATCAATGAGTGCTGAGTACTTACGACGTCCATGAGGATCTCGACGAGGCTGGCGGGGGTCATGATGACGACGGCGGCGTCGCGGGAGGCCTCGGAGACGAGGCCATACTGCTTCGGCCCAAGGCCGCCGCGCGGGTCGATGAACATCCTTGCATACTCCTCCTCGTCCAGCGCCAGCGCCTGGTCCACGGTGGTGGCCCAGAGCGGGTCGTCGAGGCGCGCCATGCGGAGCAGCTCCTCCATGGCAGCCACAGCCAGCTCGACCACGACGCCCTGCTGCTTGTCGTCGGGCGGCGCCTGCAGCACGGAGGCGGCCCCGGCGAAGACGTCGTAGGCGGAGGCCCCCGGGGCGGCGGCCAGCGGGCTGGAGAGCACCGGGAAGGGCACCATGGGCTTGCCGACGTACTTGGCGGCGATGGCGGAGATGCGGTCGATCTCGTCGCGCAGGCGCGCGTTCTCGACGCGGAGGTGGTGCTCGTCGAACGACATCTCGCCGAGCGCCGCCGGGCCGCCGCAGTTGGGGCAGGACGCGCTGCTGAGCGCCTCCTTGTAGCGCATGTTCTCGGCCCGCAGCTTGTCGTTGTCCGCCCGCAGCTGCGAGTTCTCGTGCCTCTCGTGCTGGTTCTGCACCCATCCATGATCAGCAGTCAGCACCGCCAACGCCATCAGATTAACAGCCATAACACGTTGCATTTACAGGTGGGGTGAGCTGACAGTGCAATGTGCATGCGGCGGCTGACGGTGCATGCAGTGGGCAGGCCAGGTCACTGTACACGTAGGCGCCATGGCAGCAAAGTTTGTGGGGTTTGACTATGGGAGCGTCGGGCAGTGTGCACGCAGACGCGGAGACGGGGCTGCCGCCTGCCTGCATGACCTGACTgccagcgtgtgtgtgtgtgtgtgtatgggtgtGTGTGGGCGAAGTCTGTCCAGATATAGCAACAGGCCATGAATGCGTGCTGCAGCGGCATGGCTGGCTGCCCCGGTCAGAGGCTTAAATGAGGTGGTTGCGACGCTGGCCGGCCGCCACCAAATTTCCCAACAGCCGAAATGCAAGACACCACTTTCATCTCCAATGGTGATTAATTAGATCAGGATGTAGTAATTAGTCAGGGGTGAAAAAAAGTTACCTTCATCTGGGTCCTCTTGTTCTGGAACCAGAACTTGACCTGGAGCGGCTCCAGCCCGAGCTCCCGGCTCAGCTCCTTGCGCTGCTTGTCGTCAGGGTGCGGGCACTCCTTGAAGAACCTGCATATACTCCCAATTTTCAATACACGCGCATTACATCATGCATCGTCCCAATTTTCAATGCGGCAACGGAAAAACATGTCACTAATATAAAATTCCACGACCCATGCACGCATCCCCGATTTAATTGTTGCGGCCAAAAAGCCAGAGGAAATAACAAAAaagtccagcagcagcagcagtgtgaaCCGTGAACGCGTACGTAGGCCTTGAATGAATGCTGCGTCCCCCGTCGTCCGTTCGTTTGGGGAAGGGCGCAAGACAACAGAAACGGTTGCCCGCTCGGCTTTCGGCCCAGGCCGGCCCGGTCAACTTAGAAACGTGTAGGGGTGCGTACGTACGTACGCTCTTTGTCCACTCCACACTACTAGGACTCAATTTGACCTGCGCGTCTCGTATGAACATCCATCCATCCAGTTCCACCCACACTGTTTTGTTCTCTTCCCGTCTCCCCGTCCAATCTCCTCGGCCACCTCCCCAACAACAAACATGAAAtgtgtttttttctctcttttgatTTTTTTGGCAGTAATTGAAATCTCTAGAACAATGGGAAGCATTCATTCATTGGGAATTGGTGCTTGAATGAGCAAAATTTGGTATGTATGTATTCTTTCCTTGGTATAGTAGCTAGACTTCCATCTAATTGCAATTAGAACAAGTGAGAATTTATTCATATTTATTTAAGCAGGGATGGATA
This window harbors:
- the LOC119356558 gene encoding homeobox-leucine zipper protein ROC2-like, whose amino-acid sequence is MMIPARHMPSSMIGRSSGGAPYGSSSALSLGQPNLLDGSNQHLLPHHLLEQIPARAAESGDNNNGSVGGGVGMIRGRDSMDPLGDEFESRSGSENVDGDAVDNAEQDQDPNQRPRKKRYHRHTQHQIQEMEAFFKECPHPDDKQRKELSRELGLEPLQVKFWFQNKRTQMKNQHERHENSQLRADNDKLRAENMRYKEALSSASCPNCGGPAALGEMSFDEHHLRVENARLRDEIDRISAIAAKYVGKPMVPFPVLSSPLAAAPGASAYDVFAGAASVLQAPPDDKQQGVVVELAVAAMEELLRMARLDDPLWATTVDQALALDEEEYARMFIDPRGGLGPKQYGLVSEASRDAAVVIMTPASLVEILMDVNQYAAVFSSIVSRAATLEVLSTGVAGCYDGALQVMSVEFQVPSPLVPTRESYFVRYCKRNADGAWAVVDVSLDGLQGVKCRRRPSGCLIQEAPNGYSKVTWVEHVEVDDRSVHNIYKPLVGSGLAFGARRWVGVLGRQCERLASAMASNIPTSDIGVITSSEGRKSMLKLAERMVASFCGGVTASVAHQWTTLSGSGAEDVRVMTRKSVDDPGRPPGIVLNAATSFWLPVPPKRVFDFLRDETSRSEWDILSNGGIVQEMAHIANGRDHGNCVSLLRVNSTNSNQSNMLILQESCTDASGSYVIYAPVDVVAMNVVLNGGDTDYVALLPSGFAILPDGPAGTMHAAAGATGTGGSLLTVAFQILVDSVPTAKLSLGSVATVNSLIACTVERIKTAVISNGGASPPQ